In Lodderomyces elongisporus chromosome 1, complete sequence, the DNA window CCATTGTATAATACGTTTGAGGAGACTCGAATAGGTGCTACTAGGCTTTTGGAAGCATTGGAGGCTATCAAGGATGACTATATTTAATAGTAGGATGTAAGTAATCTAAAGTGAACGAGCATGCTAGAAAAGATTCAATAAATCTGAAAGAGActatataatataatataatgCATGCAAATGAAAACACAAGAAAACACGAGGAATTAAGAATAATATAGAATATAACCgattaaaaagaaacacagagaagaagaagtagaagaagaagatgatgaagaagaaaaaaaagttagaCACTTGTATAGTTGCAAAGATTACATACTATTTTACTTCACCTCAATCAATTAACACTTATCAAAGTGCCCATACTGATAACCTATAAACTGCTTATAAAGAGTGGGCTTTGTGGAAGTCCTTACCGGCGTAGATGGCCTTGTCACCCAACTCTTCCTCGATTCTCAAGATTTGGTTCAATTTGGCCAATCTCTCGGATCTAGCTGGAGCACCAGTCTTGATTTGACCTGATCTAATACCGACGGACAAGTCAGCGATAAAGGTGTCTTCGGTCTCACCTGATCTGTGGGAGACCATAACACCCCAACCGGCAGCGTATGAGTCATTGGCAGCTTGGATTGATTCGGTCAAAGTACCGATTTGGTTAaccttcaacaacaaggcGTCAGCAGCCTTGGTCTCGATGGCCTTCTTGATTCTGATTGGGTTGGTAACGGTCAAGTCATCACCAACAATTTGAGTCTTACCTTCAACCTTGGAGAAAAAGTGGCTCCAAGCTTCCCAGTCATCCTCAGCGAATGGGTCTTCAATGGAGACAATTGGGTATTCATTCAACAATTGCTCGTACAATTCAGCCAATTGTGGACCAGTGATCCATTTGGACTTGTCAGAGTTTGGATTTTTAAAGTCCAAGTCGTACAATCCATCCTTGTAGAATTCGGATGATGCAACATCCATGGCAATGTCAACTTGACCGGTGTAACCAGCAGCTTCAATAGCTGAAACGATCAAGTCCAAAGCTTCCTTAGCGGTTTTGATATCTGGAGCAACACCACCTTCGTCACCAACGTTACCAGCGGATTGACCATACTTCTTCTTGGTCAATGATTTCAAGTGGTGGTAAACTTCTGAACCGATTCTCAAACCTTCAGAGAATGATGGAGCACCGGATGGGACAATCATAAATTCTTGGAAAGCCAAGTCACCACCAGCGTGGGAACCACCGTTCAAGACGTTTTGGAAAGGAACtggcaaaacaaatttacCTTCCTTGGCCTTTGAAATGTCAGCAATGTGCTTGTACAATGGGACATCTTTTTGAGCGGCACCGGCTTTAGCGGCAGCCAATGAGACACCCAAGATGGCGTTGGCACCCAACTTGGCCTTGTTTGGAGTACCGTCCAATTTCAACAAGAATTCGTCAATCTTGGCTTGGtcagcaacatcaatgtTGGCCTCAATCAAGGCTGGGGCAATTGTGTCGTTAACGTTGGCAACAGCCTTCAAGACACCTTTACCCAACCATTTTGATTTGTCACCGTCTCTCAATTCCAAGGCTTCGTGGACACCAGTGGAAGCACCGGATGGGACAATTGATCTAAAAGTACCCTTTTCAGTGGTCAATTCAACCTCAACAGTTGGGTTTCCTCTGGAGTCGTAGACGTATCTGGAGTGGATCTTTGAAATAGCCATTGTTAAATATAGTTTGCTGAATTCAATTGGGGGGgttttaaagaaacaagtatttataaaataaattaaaaaaagaaacaattgatGTCAATGGAGAAGTgtacaaaaaaaggaaaaagaagaaaagaaaaaaaaagaggagagAGAAGTAGAGATTTGGGAGGATGGGAGGTTTActctgtatatatatatatatatgtatataaaatgaatatatatacgtatGTACATACACATATGTATAATGAGgatttttcaacaatataATTTGTTCGCTCGGATCACAGAGGCACACAGCGGCACACAGTCTCGCTATGTGTATAAATGAGAGAATGAGGCTTTACTGTGGAGTGAGAAATAGTGCGCGTAACTGCTATACCTGGAAAGTGTATAGTGTATAGTGTATAGTGTATAGTGTATAGTGTATAGTGCGTGTGcgttttgtatttttcgTCCAGCTCTCACTTTCTCCCCCATCTGGCACTCTGACGCTCTTTTTTGTGGCATGGGCGTGTATAGTGCACAATTTGTCTTAGTGTGTGTATCAATGTATGcgcaattctttttttttttttttcttttttttgtttgttttattttttttttctctctctctctctctatacATAGCTCAtagtcttttttcttcaatggaAATGTTTGCTCCGTTACTTTCTTACACGCACTCGAATTGTGGCCATAACCCAAAAAAACAGTGTGAGTCTTTCTCTTtacaacaccaaaaaaagaaaaaaaaagaaaattccTAACTTGTTGATTTCATAACTTACAACTATACAGAGTGAACGCTGAGTTAGAGGCAAGTGCAAATATggtattttgtttgtttttctttttgtcaGTAATGTTTTCTTAGTAACATTCATCATAaaagtatgtgtatgtggtTGCTCACTTGGCAGCAACAATAGCACAGGTCCAAAACTGCCGGGAATAAGCGGTTGGTATATTTATTAGTCTTTCAAGTCTATAAGTCTATAAGTCTTTTATTACTCAATACGTATTACTGTtgctactgctgctactgaagaaaaaaaaaaaaaagagagagaaagagaaagagaaagagagaggaaaGACAGATGCACgtgatattttttttatttgtatttgttttccaaCTTACCATATATGAAattactattattttttttcctctttactctctctctctttctctctttttgttcttctcaCTCTTAGCTTTACAAAGTCAAATACTTTCCAATGCCAACATATCCAATATTTTGTAATTAGCTTTTGCACTAGAGGTACAGTAATACATGGCCAATAAATTGTTAAGCACACTTGAACAAGATTATTGGTGAAATTACTGTTTCTGTATTTCTTTAGTTTACTTTTGGTTtaattttagtttttttcttctttttgttttttttaattccttttttcctttttgatatttatatttggttgcaaaCAATGGACGAAAGGATGtttagagagagagagaaaaaaccCCCGGGACAGACTTTgatgcaaaaacaaagtcgGATAACTAAACGTAGATTACATCATGATCAAAACCAACATAGATGAGACTTTGTATACAATAGCAGTCCCGTTCAAACTGTGTTTAGCTCTATTCTtcattgaaaacaaaagtacgtgtttttatttaatcttccttttttttttctaatttttttttcttaatttacTTTGTTTTGACGTTAACCTTAACCAAaattattgaaaatgatgTTTTGACCAACACATTGTctcagaaaaaaaaaaaactttaagAGGTAACAACTGCTTATGCACTTCAAGTGTGAGGCaccttttaaaaaatatgaTACTTCTTTTCGGATAGTAAGATTTCTGTTTTGTCCCTACCCTTCCcttatttgtatttgtatttgtatttgtatttgaagTGGTGTTTAAGTGTGCatgtgtgagtgtgagGGAACGTTGTTTGTTTACGGCAGCTTTACCTAAGCTTCTTACAGTTCGTGAGGTCCGGGTAGCGCTGTATTCAAgttcttttgcaacttgGACGTGGGTTTGTTGAAGCTGCTTACACGAAGACTTTTTCCTATGCCGCACACTTTGCGACTTTTTCTCAACACTCATTTCGTGATATGTAAACATCTTGTAAAGTTAGTTTTAAGTTCCCGCAAACTACCACTTCTATACCCCTACCCCCCACCCCACCATAATATACAATCCACTTATACTTATACTTATACTTATACTTACACATCCAACACCCGTATATTGATATCTTCACAGTAAACATGGCCAAcgaagagaaaaaggatGCAAAAAGTGTGAAGGAGATAAAAGATTCAAAAGCTTCAAAAACTccaaaagaagcaaaagattCAAAAGATATCAAGGGCacaaaagaagcaaaagattCAAAAGATATCAAGGGCacaaaagaagcaaaggaACACAAAGAAGTATCCAAAGCTTCTCGAGATGCAAACACATCTCCTACAAAGTCCCAGTCAGCATTGAAAGATAGCAAACTCACAGAGTCCAAATCACCACTGAAATCCGAGACCAAGCTAGTTGCAAAAACTGGGGGAGCGAGTTCGCTACCGAAGAGCTCTACTCCTACCACCTCCgtttcttctacttctttgCATTCTAaaccacaaccaaaaccaacCATTGATCAATACAATGcattaaagaagaaattgataCAACTGAttctaaaaaaacaagaaatcaATGCCAAGTTATCTAAACTCGAGGACCAATTATaccaaaaagaatcaaactATTTTGAGGAGAGTACTGTAGGGAATATTGTTAAAGGCTTTGAAAACTTTTCAAAAGCAAGCGGAGGAGCATTATTATCCAGCGGTGGAGGCGGAGGCGGAGGAGGTAAAGGTGGTAGCGGAAgtggaggaggagggggAGGAGCAGGTGGTGGAGCAGGTGGTGGTGGACACAAGAGGAGAATAATATATACTGACGACGACCATATATTCAGTTTGAGCTCGACTAACTTTGTCAAAAACATGGTGAAAAAACATGGCCAAAATTTTAAAgaatcaacaccaacaactaATGGAGGCAGTGGCGCCAATAGTAGTATTGCATCTGGAAATACATCCAAACAAGAGGATTTTGATGATTATGAAGACTCAGTCGACCCAATAACTGCGCATGGCGTAGGACCAAAACTAATGCTCAGTCTAACTGGGAGTGGGAGCGGTAATGGGAGCGGTAATGGGAGCGGTAAGGGGAATGGGAATGGAAACAGTTCAAGCGGGGGTGGTGGAGGTGGGAATGGAGGAGGTGGTTCCTCTCGCGAAAAGAGCGAAAGTGCTTCAAGTACGCCTTCACGAAAGCGTAAAGCAAGAAACTTAGACGATTAGAGAAGAATtacaataaaataaaataaaaaaaggaaaacaaaaaagataaagtaagcaaatatatgtatacatatatacatatatatatatatatatatatagaaaaCAGTGATTTCACTTCATTTAAATGTACATACCAACCGCTTTTTGGGTAGAAATTCTATTTAcatcattttctttataagGTTGTTTTTCATCCCTCTTTCCTTTCAGTTTCCTCTTCAAaaatctctctctctctttctctctctctctgtgtgtgtgtgtgttctcatttttcttttcttttcttttattttttttttaaacttgTCTCTTTGGTTTAAAGGAATGGATCCAAGGTTTATTAGGTGGGTAATCTGTAGGTATCCTCATCTCAATAGGGAACTTGGTAAAGTTCTTGCTTGCGTTAAGCGATGTGGCTTCAGCATGTGATTCAAATTCTGGTCCTTCTCCCCCTGCTGCTTCAAACAACTCCGGACTAGTAGCTTTCAAATCCTCCATTGCATTATATATGCTCTTGTATTGTAACAACAATTGTGTTTCGCGTTTTTggtcctttttttgtttgtacAATTTCCATGCATTCATTATCGTCTTATGCTTGATAAAGTCTTCATTGCACAATTTGAGTAATCTAGGCTGCTTCCT includes these proteins:
- the EAF6 gene encoding chromatin modification- protein eaf6 (BUSCO:EOG092658WS), whose protein sequence is MANEEKKDAKSVKEIKDSKASKTPKEAKDSKDIKGTKEAKDSKDIKGTKEAKEHKEVSKASRDANTSPTKSQSALKDSKLTESKSPSKSETKLVAKTGGASSLPKSSTPTTSVSSTSLHSKPQPKPTIDQYNALKKKLIQSILKKQEINAKLSKLEDQLYQKESNYFEESTVGNIVKGFENFSKASGGALLSSGGGGGGGGKGGSGSGGGGGGAGGGAGGGGHKRRIIYTDDDHIFSLSSTNFVKNMVKKHGQNFKESTPTTNGGSGANSSIASGNTSKQEDFDDYEDSVDPITAHGVGPKLMLSLTGSGSGNGSGNGSGKGNGNGNSSSGGGGGGNGGGGSSREKSESASSTPSRKRKARNLDD
- the ENO1 gene encoding phosphopyruvate hydratase, which encodes MAISKIHSRYVYDSRGNPTVEVELTTEKGTFRSIVPSGASTGVHEALELRDGDKSKWLGKGVLKAVANVNDTIAPALIEANIDVADQAKIDEFLLKLDGTPNKAKLGANAILGVSLAAAKAGAAQKDVPLYKHIADISKAKEGKFVLPVPFQNVLNGGSHAGGDLAFQEFMIVPSGAPSFSEGLRIGSEVYHHLKSLTKKKYGQSAGNVGDEGGVAPDIKTAKEALDLIVSAIEAAGYTGQVDIAMDVASSEFYKDGLYDLDFKNPNSDKSKWITGPQLAELYEQLLNEYPIVSIEDPFAEDDWEAWSHFFSKVEGKTQIVGDDLTVTNPIRIKKAIETKAADALLLKVNQIGTLTESIQAANDSYAAGWGVMVSHRSGETEDTFIADLSVGIRSGQIKTGAPARSERLAKLNQILRIEEELGDKAIYAGKDFHKAHSL